Proteins encoded together in one Musa acuminata AAA Group cultivar baxijiao chromosome BXJ3-6, Cavendish_Baxijiao_AAA, whole genome shotgun sequence window:
- the LOC103989171 gene encoding uncharacterized protein LOC103989171 translates to MEDKRIDLDAPLLSVRRFSAGAASPAPSVSKEEEGDRRPPPPRRSSLPFYKSDLKSGPVRVPGVVPFVWEQTPGQPKEGSVPTSDGKPLPSPKPPPGKILKQKEPDLSRAAAAPAAKLGNSVRTRKAVAFACDGGTAISPESPVDAPKNVEVRKVQNKLIQESVPAANNLEEEGGGGDDDDDAFSDALDTLSRAESLLMNCSVSGVSGMPDAAKLSGSVPKDPQVRNFMMERFLPAAQAMVCESTQYTFRKAAGPPREATKPVERVAINDRNRRPPAPMPYHNKPDYFPQYAKELEEGDSNDDDEDDEDSDDDAGHMPSKACGLLSRFCLKKSFCLLNPVPGMKDRGRLPPPPRGTTRDPQIWNLHRLSLGPVEDENSWETVYRHKLGQNYRPQVAEVSKLRSESDSQTADGSVTGGSSPYQNEGNDFLGNPRSKSSKTDDSDAGDKDINRWETNHSSSRIGLGSMSPALEKTLYIDLANRPGSSDSKSSSFNTVKDTRSMLSSGEVGTGSRRMEESFVAEACEVSKAAEPVLPFSSEKPNHMDMNGDDNHKHVDNDRDPLHLSDDDLNPLRSLLPPPLPKSPSESWLSRTLPSVRSKNPAPRSLLGVQPLPRKQTLQASSADIKQETSVEPSEPLRRQILFAEVLAKYESPKSEN, encoded by the exons ATGGAGGACAAGAGGATCGACTTGGATGCACCCCTCCTTTCCGTCCGGAGATTCTCCGCCGGGGCGGCTTCTCCGGCTCCGTCCGTGTCCAAAGAGGAGGAGGGCGATCGACGGCCTCCACCACCGAGGAGGTCGTCTCTGCCTTTCTACAAGTCGGACTTGAAGTCGGGTCCGGTTCGCGTCCCCGGCGTCGTCCCCTTCGTTTGGGAGCAGACTCCTGGCCAGCCCAAGGAGGGGTCCGTTCCCACCTCCGATGGGAAGCCACTGCCGTCGCCGAAGCCGCCTCCTGGTAAGATTCTGAAACAAAAGGAGCCGGATTTATCGCGAGCCGCTGCGGCGCCGGCTGCGAAGCTTGGCAATAGCGTCCGGACTCGTAAAGCTGTGGCCTTTGCCTGCGATGGTGGCACTGCCATATCCCCCGAGTCGCCTGTAGACGCTCCTAAGAATGTAGAGGTTCGGAAGGTACAAAATAAGCTGATACAGGAGTCGGTTCCAGCGGCAAACAAcctagaagaagaaggaggaggaggagatgacgaCGACGATGCCTTCTCCGATGCGCTCGATACGCTATCACGGGCGGAGTCCTTGTTAATGAATTGCAGCGTCAGTGGCGTCAGTGGAATGCCAGATGCGGCCAAGCTCTCTGGAAGCGTTCCAAAGGATCCCCAGGTCCGGAACTTCATGATGGAGAGGTTCTTGCCCGCTGCCCAGGCGATGGTTTGCGAGTCGACGCAATACACCTTCAGGAAAGCCGCTGGGCCTCCACGTGAAGCCACCAAACCCGTCGAAAGGGTTGCAATCAATGATCGCAATAGGAGGCCACCGGCTCCTATGCCTTATCATAACAAGCCTGATTACTTTCCGCAGTATGCCAAGGAGCTTGAGGAAGGGGATAGCAATGATGACGATGAGGATGACGAGGACTCTGATGATGATGCTGGCCATATGCCATCGAAAGCTTGTGGATTGCTTTCCAGGTTTTGTCTAAAGAAATCCTTTTGTCTGCTAAATCCCGTCCCAGGAATGAAGGATCGCGGACGCCTGCCTCCACCACCAAGGGGAACAACTAGAGACCCTCAGATATGGAACTTGCATCGCTTATCTCTTGGTCCAGTTGAAGATGAG AATTCGTGGGAAACTGTTTATAGGCACAAATTAGGGCAGAATTATCGACCTCAAGTGGCAGAGGTGAGTAAATTGAGGAGTGAATCTGATTCCCAGACAGCTGATGGTTCAGTGACTGGAGGGTCATCTCCTTATCAGAATGAAGGGAATGATTTTCTTGGAAATCCAAGAAGCAAGAGTAGCAAGACTGATGATTCTGATGCGGGTGATAAAGACATCAACCGTTGGGAAACAAATCATAGCAGCAGCCGAATTGGTTTGGGCTCCATGAGCCCTGCTCTGGAGAAGACACTTTATATTGATTTAGCGAATAGGCCAGGATCTTCGGATTCGAAGTCGAGTTCTTTCAACACTGTCAAAGATACAAGGAGTATGCTGAGCTCTGGTGAGGTTGGTACAGGAAGTAGGAGGATGGAAGAGAGTTTCGTTGCTGAAGCTTGTGAAGTCTCCAAGGCTGCTGAGCCTGTTCTACCTTTCTCTTCAGAGAAACCAAATCATATGGATATGAATGGTGATGATAACCATAAGCATGTTGATAATGATAGAGATCCACTGCATCTGAGCGACGACGACCTCAATCCTTTGCGGTCACTTCTGCCTCCACCATTGCCCAAGTCACCATCTGAGTCCTGGCTCTCTCGCACTTTGCCTTCTGTGAGGTCTAAAAATCCAGCTCCCCGGTCATTGCTAGGTGTTCAACCTCTGCCTAGAAAACAAACCTTGCAGGCATCTTCCGCTGATATTAAACAGGAAACAAGTGTTGAACCTTCAGAACCACTACGTCGCCAGATTCTGTTTGCTGAG GTGCTGGCAAAATATGAATCTCCAAAGTCAGAAAATTGA